In Verrucomicrobiales bacterium, the genomic window ACATGGTGCAGGTCGTCGTGTATTCGGAACAAGGACGGAGCGTCGGACTCATCGTCGGCGCCATCAGTGACATCGTCGAGGAATCGATCACGGTCAAACGGGATGTCCAAGGTAGCGGCATATTGGGCTCGGTCGTTATTCAGGACAAAGTGACCGACCTGCTAGACGTCTCAACCATCATCCAGTCCGCCGATCCGAGTTTCTATACCTCCAAGCCCGACCTCGAAATGGCGGCCTGAAGCAAACTCACATTTATTCCCTACTGCCAATGAATAACAGCAAACAATTCTGCACCTTCTATATCGATGGACTCTTCTTCGGAGTAGAGGTCCTTAAAGTGCAAGAGGTTATCCGCTACCAGGAAATGACTCGAGTGCCGCTGGCGTCACGCACTCTCCAGGGTTTGATCAATCTCCGCGGCCAAATCGTAACTGCTATCGATCTACGCCGTCGCCTCGAGCTCCCCGCCCGGAAAACGGAGGAACTTCCCATGAACGTCGTGGTGCGAACCGATGACGGGGCCGTCAGCCTGCTCGTCGACGAGATCGGGGACGTGGTCGAAATTCAGGACGATGTTTACGAGCGGCCTCCGGAGACTCTTCGAGGTGTGGCCAGGGAACTCGTGACTGGCGTCTACAAACTCAAGGAGCGCCTGCTGCTGATCCTGGATACCGAAAAAACGGTCAACCTACAAGCTGCACAACCGAAAGGAGCCTAAAATGCTACACTGGCTTTCCACCGTCGTCCTTCTGCTGATTCTAGCTGGGGTGTATTCACGCAAGAAGCCCAAGATCCATCTTCGCTACATGTTGGCGGCCTTTGTCCTCGATGTTTCCCTCGTCCTCTATATCGAGATTACCCGCCACGCCGTCGAAAAGGTGGCCCACCATACCGGCCTGCTCCTGTGGTTCCACGTGCTGGTCTCGGTAGCGGTGCTCACCGCCTATGTGGCCCAGATTCAACTAGGCCGCCGGATCATGAATGGATTCATCGCCAGCCGCCAAACCCATATTAGGCTCGGCCTCACCTTCTGCACCCTGCGACTGGTGAATTATATCACGAGTTTCATGATCGTTTAAGCCCACGATTACTGACCACCCTGTTCTAAACTGCCTTACTTATGGGATACACCACGCCAAAAACGGTCACCGAGTCGCTCTATAACCAGATCGGAGGAGCCCCATCGGTAGAGGCTGCCGTTGAGGAGTTCTATCGCCGAGTTCTAGTCGATCCTCTGTTAATCCCGTTATTCAAGGATACAAACTTGAATTGGCTGAAGAAGAGCCAAGTTCGCTTTTTCACCACCGTCCTCGGTGGACCGCAGATTTACAAAGGTGCAGACATGCAAACCGCTCACATCGATCTGGCAATCGAGGAGCGACACTTTGCTCGGGTCGCAACCCACCTCAGCGATACTCTAAGAGCGCTTCAGGTTCCCCCTGCCCTCATCCATCAGATTCTAACCCTAGTGGGGACCCTGGCGCCCCAGATCATTAACACACAGACACAAACACAGAACCATCCACGAACAGACAGAACAATTATGAAAGCGACACTCCAGGCCTCCGGACGCAAAAAAAGCACCACTCCCAGAGCCTCACTGCCCGTCGACGCGAAGCCGGACATCGATACGGAGCTCGAGGACTTGCGCGGTCAGATCGCCGCGATCAAAAAAGCCCAAGCCGTCATCGAGTTTGATTTGGATGGGACCATCATCACTGCGAACGACAACTTTCTCAAGACGGTCGGCTATACCTTGGATGAGATCCAAGGCCAGCACCACAGCCTCTTCGTAGAACCTTCCTTCCGCCAAAGCGCCGAGTACCGGCAGTTCTGGGCAGATTTGAGCGGTGGCCGCTTCCATACGGCGGAATA contains:
- a CDS encoding chemotaxis protein CheW: MNNSKQFCTFYIDGLFFGVEVLKVQEVIRYQEMTRVPLASRTLQGLINLRGQIVTAIDLRRRLELPARKTEELPMNVVVRTDDGAVSLLVDEIGDVVEIQDDVYERPPETLRGVARELVTGVYKLKERLLLILDTEKTVNLQAAQPKGA